DNA from Deinococcus reticulitermitis:
GTCTTCCACGAGGCTCACCGAGGCGGTCGCGAGGTCGAGGCCACGCGTTTCCTCGAACACCTGAATCACGGCGTTCTGGTCGGTGACCGCGATCACCTGGCCGCCGCGCACCCGCCCGGAGCCGTCCTTGATGTTCACGATCGCGTTGTACGCGAGGTCCGACGCCGCGTTCACGAACAGCAGCGGGCCGGAGATGTACGAGACGTCGTTGTATTCCTTCTGGAGCAGGGTCACGCTCTCACTCCCTTAAAGGTCCGGTCGAGTTCGTCCATCACGCCCTCACCGTAGGCGATGAACTCGCTTTCCGGCGTGTAGCGGGCGCGGGCGAGCTTCTCGATCACGGGGTTCTGGATGATCTCGTCGATGGTGGCGCCGTTCCTGAGCGCCACGTCGGCCTCGTCGTAGAACTTCAGGAACATCTTCATCAGCCCGTAGTTCTTGGGCATCGAAGCCGAGGCGTCCACCGGGTCGAAGCCGTTTTGCTGGAGGAAGTCCTGACGCAGCATGCGGCCCGTCTCGATGATTAGGCGCTCGTTGTCCTGGAGGGCGTCGGGACCGACGAGCTGCACGACTTCCTGGAGGGACGCTTCTTCCTGGAGGATCTTGGAGATGCGCTGCCGGAGTTCCGGGAAGTCCTGGCCGATGTTCTCGCGGTACCACTTGTCGAGGATCGGCGTGAACAGGCTGTAGCTGCCGTTCCAGTTGATCGCCGGGAAGTGGCGGCGCCGGGCGAGGCCCGCGTCAAGGCGCCAGAACGCGCCGGTGATCCGCAGCGTCGCCTGGGTGACGGGCTCGGACATGTCGCCGCCCGCCGGGCTCACGGCCCCGATCACGGAGACCGCGCCGTTTTCACCTGCGAGGGTGGTCACGGTGCCGCTGCGCTCGTAGAACGCGGCGAGCTTGGCGCCGAGGTAGGGCGGGTAGCCTTCTTCAGCGGGCATTTCTTCGAGTCGAGAGGAGATTTCGCGCAGCGCCTCGGCCCAGCGGCTCGTCGAGTCGGCCATCAGCGACACCGAGTAGCCCTGGTCGCGGAAGTACTCGGCGAGGGTGATGCCGGTGTAGACCGACGCTTCACGCGCGGCCACGGGCATGTTCGAGGTGTTCGCAATCAGGATGGTGCGGTGCATCAGCGGCCCGCCGGTCTTGGGATCTTCCAGTTCCGGGAACTCGACGAGCACGTCGGTCATCTCGTTGCCGCGCTCGCCGCAGCCCACGTACACCACGATGTCGGCGTTGCCGTACTTGGCGACCGACTGCTGCGTCACGGTCTTGCCCGAACCGAAGGGCCCGGGAATCGCCGCCGCGCCGCCCATCACCAGCGGGAACAGCACGTCGAGAATACGCATGCCCGTGAGGAACGGCAGGCTGGGGTCGAGCTTCTTGGCGACCGGACGCGGCGCGCGCACCGGCCAGAAGTGCGCGAGCCGGAGCTTCGTGCCGTCCTCGAGTTCGGCGATGGTGTCGTCGATGGTGTAGTCGCCCTCAGGCGCCACCATCCGCAGCCGGCCCTGCGCTTCCGGCGGCACGAGGATCTTGTGGGTAAACGAGAACTCGGGCACCGTACCGAGGATGCCGCTGCCGATCACCGAGTCGCCGGCCTGCACGGTCGGGGTGAAGTGCCACTTCGCTTCGCGGTCGAGGCTCGAGACCTCGATGCCGCGCGCGATGAAGTCGCCCGACGCCTCGCGAATCTTGCCGAGCGGGCGCTGAATGCCGTCGTAGATGCCGTTGAGCATCCCCGGCCCGAGCTCGACCGAAAGGGGCAGGCCGGTGGTCTCGACCGGCTCACCGACGGTGAGGCCCGAGGTATCTTCATACACCTGCACAAAGGCCGTGTCGCCGTCGAGGCGAATGATCTCGCCCACGAGGCGCTCCTGGCCGATGCGCACGATGTCGTACATTTTCGCGCCGTACATGCCCTTGGCAATCACTGCCGGGCCGGCGATGCTCTGCACGACGCCTTGCTTCTGTTGCGTCATTTGGGTGTCTCCTTGGGAGAGGCGGAAAGGGAAAAGAAATGGGTCGGTCTAAAAGTCTAAGGGGGATGGAGAGCCGCGTCTGTGGCCCTCCGCCCTTAGCCCTTCAGACCGGAGGTCACAGCTTGATGTCGAAGCCGATGGTCTCGCGCACGAGCTTGCCCATGTACGCCTTGGCGTCCACGGTGTCGCTCGCAAACGCGTCACGCAGGCTGGGGATCGGCAGCAGGATCGGCAGGTCGCGCCCGCGCATGATGCGCGCGGTGGCTGCCGCCGGATCCGCAATCAGCCCCGTGTCCACGGCGATCAGTCCGTAACCGCCGTCCACGATGGCCTGCTCGAGCCGCTGCAACGCATTCTCGGCGCTCGCCTCGATCACGGTGGCTCCGGCGAGCCGGTAACCGGTCGCGGTCTCGGTGTCGCTGAGCACCGCGACGCGCTGCCGGGTGAGGTCCTGGCCACGGGTCATCCCTGCACCTCCCGGCGAATCTGCTCGAGCGGCAGGTCGTAGTACTTGCCGCGCCCGATCAGGCGAAGTCTGGCGATCTCCATCTCCTTGCGGCGCAGGAAGTCGAGGATGATCCCGACGCCCTCCACGTCCGCGACCGCGTTGTTGCGCGCGGCGCGGTCGAGGGCGGCGCGGGCCGCGACCTCGGCTTCCTCGATGCTCGGGG
Protein-coding regions in this window:
- a CDS encoding V-type ATP synthase subunit A translates to MTQQKQGVVQSIAGPAVIAKGMYGAKMYDIVRIGQERLVGEIIRLDGDTAFVQVYEDTSGLTVGEPVETTGLPLSVELGPGMLNGIYDGIQRPLGKIREASGDFIARGIEVSSLDREAKWHFTPTVQAGDSVIGSGILGTVPEFSFTHKILVPPEAQGRLRMVAPEGDYTIDDTIAELEDGTKLRLAHFWPVRAPRPVAKKLDPSLPFLTGMRILDVLFPLVMGGAAAIPGPFGSGKTVTQQSVAKYGNADIVVYVGCGERGNEMTDVLVEFPELEDPKTGGPLMHRTILIANTSNMPVAAREASVYTGITLAEYFRDQGYSVSLMADSTSRWAEALREISSRLEEMPAEEGYPPYLGAKLAAFYERSGTVTTLAGENGAVSVIGAVSPAGGDMSEPVTQATLRITGAFWRLDAGLARRRHFPAINWNGSYSLFTPILDKWYRENIGQDFPELRQRISKILQEEASLQEVVQLVGPDALQDNERLIIETGRMLRQDFLQQNGFDPVDASASMPKNYGLMKMFLKFYDEADVALRNGATIDEIIQNPVIEKLARARYTPESEFIAYGEGVMDELDRTFKGVRA
- a CDS encoding V-type ATP synthase subunit F; the encoded protein is MTRGQDLTRQRVAVLSDTETATGYRLAGATVIEASAENALQRLEQAIVDGGYGLIAVDTGLIADPAAATARIMRGRDLPILLPIPSLRDAFASDTVDAKAYMGKLVRETIGFDIKL